In Gossypium hirsutum isolate 1008001.06 chromosome D06, Gossypium_hirsutum_v2.1, whole genome shotgun sequence, one genomic interval encodes:
- the LOC107900129 gene encoding G-type lectin S-receptor-like serine/threonine-protein kinase RKS1 isoform X1, with amino-acid sequence MNPVIWLLKILLIFFLSHFSFSSDIITQHHFIKDNDEVIVSSGNIFALGYFSPGSSSNRYVGIWYYQHPEKTVVWVANRENPINDTSGVFSIDRRGNLVLFQTNQTLPVWSTNISLAGTSNCIAQVLDSGNLVLIHNDTTKAVLWQSFDHPTNTWLSFQKLGLNLRTGVNLIYTSWKSPDDPGVGNYSFRMNPNGSPQIFLYKGSTPWWRSGAWTGQRWSGIPQMTQNFIFKDTFVNTGYEVSFSSDVRNSSIASRTLVKETGVLQRETWNNEAQRWIVFYSAPTERCDFYGYCGPNGYCNPYLAGALECTCFPGFQPKSPEGWFIGDSAGGCVRKRGVSMCGNGEGFVKFPHAKVPDTSAAVVNMSIGLKQCKEKCLRNCSCMAYASANSETGRGIGCLTWHGDLMDARKYTYTGQDLYIRVDKNEIARYTKKGLLHNRGVLAIIIVSLAVVLLILIALSRCFLRRQRRAGRARKSKNIFSFTSFKDSLGEKEIDESRRNGDLPYFDLGTIAAATNNFSSDNKLGQGGFGPVYKGVLLNGQEIAVKRLSNSSSQGLQEFKNEIVLIAKLQHRNLVRILGCCVEGEEKMLVYEFLPNKSLDFIIFDDSKRSLLDWKKRLEIICGIARGMLYLHHDSRLRVIHRDLKASNVLLDDAMNPKISDFGMARIFGGDQMEGDTRRVVGTYGYMSPEYAMHGHFSMKSDVYSFGVLLLEIITGKKNSSYFPNSPSLNMVGHVWELWKEEKAMEVVDSSLADSYSTDEILKCIQIGLLCVQECATNRPTMLTVVFMLSNETTLPSPEQPAFIAKKIHKSDEISISGGTKSINEVTLTMIDAR; translated from the exons ATGAATCCTGTTATATGGCTTCTCAAAATTCtgctcattttctttctttctcacttTTCCTTTTCTTCAGACATCATAACGCAACATCACTTCATTAAAGATAACGATGAAGTGATTGTCTCTAGTGGCAATATTTTTGCTCTAGGATATTTCAGCCCTGGCAGTTCTAGTAATCGATATGTTGGCATCTGGTATTATCAACATCCGGAGAAGACCGTTGTTTGGGTGGCTAACAGAGAGA atCCCATTAATGATACTTCAGGGGTCTTCTCTATCGACCGTCGAGGAAATCTTGTCCTGTTCCAAACAAACCAAACACTTCCTGTCTGGTCCACAAACATTTCCCTCGCAGGCACTAGCAATTGTATTGCTCAAGTTTTGGATTCGGGAAATCTTGTTTTGATTCACAATGATACCACAAAGGCGGTACTGTGGCAGAGTTTTGATCATCCAACAAATACTTGGCTTTCATTTCAAAAGCTTGGGTTGAATCTTAGAACCGGTGTGAACCTAATATATACGTCTTGGAAGTCTCCAGATGATCCAGGGGTTGGGAATTATTCCTTCAGGATGAACCCAAACGGGTCTCCTCAGATATTTTTGTACAAGGGTTCGACTCCATGGTGGCGAAGCGGAGCTTGGACCGGACAAAGATGGAGTGGTATACCTCAAATGACTCAGAACTTCATATTTAAAGATACATTTGTCAACACTGGTTATGAAGTATCGTTCTCTTCTGATGTGAGAAATAGCTCCATCGCATCAAGAACGCTAGTGAAGGAAACAGGAGTTTTGCAAAGAGAAACATGGAACAATGAAGCGCAACGTTGGATTGTTTTTTATTCGGCTCCAACGGAACGTTGTGATTTTTACGGGTATTGTGGGCCAAATGGTTACTGTAACCCTTATCTCGCAGGTGCTTTAGAATGTACATGCTTCCCAGGATTCCAACCCAAATCACCCGAAGGATGGTTCATAGGAGATTCGGCAGGAGGATGCGTGAGGAAGCGAGGTGTCTCCATGTGTGGAAATGGAGAAGGGTTCGTCAAGTTTCCACATGCGAAGGTGCCTGACACTTCTGCGGCAGTTGTAAACATGAGTATAGGATTGAAGCAATGCAAGGAAAAGTGCTTGAGAAATTGTTCTTGCATGGCTTATGCTAGTGCTAACTCAGAGACTGGAAGAGGGATTGGTTGCTTGACTTGGCATGGAGATTTGATGGATGCGAGGAAATATACCTATACGGGACAAGACCTATACATACGAGTGGATAAAAATGAGATAG CTCGGTATACAAAGAAAGGTCTACTTCACAACAGGGGAGTGCTTGCGATTATAATAGTTTCTTTGGCTGTAGTGCTTCTCATACTAATTGCCCTTTCTCGTTGCTTTCTAAGAAGGCAAAGAAGAG CAGGAAGAGCAAGAAAAAGCAAAAATATCTTTAGCTTTACCTCATTCAAGGACTCTTTAGGTGAAAAAGAGATTGATGAGAGCAGAAGAAATGGAGATTTACCCTACTTTGATTTGGGCACCATAGCCGCTGCCACTAATAATTTCTCTTCTGATAATAAACTTGGGCAAGGTGGCTTTGGCCCTGTCTACAAG GGTGTGCTCTTAAATGGCCAAGAAATAGCAGTGAAAAGACTATCAAATTCCTCAAGTCAGGGACTACAAGAGTTTAAGAATGAAATTGTGCTAATTGCAAAACTTCAGCATAGGAATCTCGTAAGGATACTAGGATGTTGCGTTGAGGGTGAAGAGAAGATGTTAGTCTATGAATTTTTACCAAATAAAAGCTTAGACTTTATCATTTTCG atgactcaaaaagatcacTATTGGATTGGAAAAAGCGTTTGGAAATTATCTGTGGGATTGCCCGAGGAATGTTGTATCTCCACCATGATTCCAGGTTAAGAGTCATTCATAGGGATTTGAAAGCGAGCAATGTATTACTAGATGATGCAATGAATCCGAAAATTTCTGATTTCGGCATGGCTAGAATATTTGGAGGAGACCAAATGGAAGGGGATACCAGACGTGTAGTTGGAACATA TGGTTACATGTCGCCTGAATATGCAATGCATGGACACTTTTCAATGAAATCCGATGTGTATAGCTTTGGAGTATTGCTGTTAGAGATCATCACTGGAAAAAAGAACAGCAGTTATTTTCCCAATAGTCCGTCGTTGAATATGGTTGGACAT GTTTGGGAGTTATGGAAAGAAGAGAAAGCCATGGAAGTTGTTGACTCCTCATTAGCTGATTCATATTCTACCGATGAAATTTTGAAGTGCATTCAAATTGGGCTATTGTGCGTTCAAGAATGTGCAACAAATCGACCAACAATGTTGACAGTTGTTTTTATGTTGAGTAACGAAACCACTCTTCCATCGCCAGAACAACCTGCATTTATAGCGAAGAAAATTCACAAAAGCGACGAGATATCAATTAGTGGAGGAACTAAGTCTATAAATGAAGTGACACTCACCATGATTGATGCTCGGTAG
- the LOC107900129 gene encoding G-type lectin S-receptor-like serine/threonine-protein kinase RKS1 isoform X3, which yields MNPVIWLLKILLIFFLSHFSFSSDIITQHHFIKDNDEVIVSSGNIFALGYFSPGSSSNRYVGIWYYQHPEKTVVWVANRENPINDTSGVFSIDRRGNLVLFQTNQTLPVWSTNISLAGTSNCIAQVLDSGNLVLIHNDTTKAVLWQSFDHPTNTWLSFQKLGLNLRTGVNLIYTSWKSPDDPGVGNYSFRMNPNGSPQIFLYKGSTPWWRSGAWTGQRWSGIPQMTQNFIFKDTFVNTGYEVSFSSDVRNSSIASRTLVKETGVLQRETWNNEAQRWIVFYSAPTERCDFYGYCGPNGYCNPYLAGALECTCFPGFQPKSPEGWFIGDSAGGCVRKRGVSMCGNGEGFVKFPHAKVPDTSAAVVNMSIGLKQCKEKCLRNCSCMAYASANSETGRGIGCLTWHGDLMDARKYTYTGQDLYIRVDKNEIARYTKKGLLHNRGVLAIIIVSLAVVLLILIALSRCFLRRQRRGRARKSKNIFSFTSFKDSLGEKEIDESRRNGDLPYFDLGTIAAATNNFSSDNKLGQGGFGPVYKGVLLNGQEIAVKRLSNSSSQGLQEFKNEIVLIAKLQHRNLVRILGCCVEGEEKMLVYEFLPNKSLDFIIFDDSKRSLLDWKKRLEIICGIARGMLYLHHDSRLRVIHRDLKASNVLLDDAMNPKISDFGMARIFGGDQMEGDTRRVVGTYGYMSPEYAMHGHFSMKSDVYSFGVLLLEIITGKKNSSYFPNSPSLNMVGHVWELWKEEKAMEVVDSSLADSYSTDEILKCIQIGLLCVQECATNRPTMLTVVFMLSNETTLPSPEQPAFIAKKIHKSDEISISGGTKSINEVTLTMIDAR from the exons ATGAATCCTGTTATATGGCTTCTCAAAATTCtgctcattttctttctttctcacttTTCCTTTTCTTCAGACATCATAACGCAACATCACTTCATTAAAGATAACGATGAAGTGATTGTCTCTAGTGGCAATATTTTTGCTCTAGGATATTTCAGCCCTGGCAGTTCTAGTAATCGATATGTTGGCATCTGGTATTATCAACATCCGGAGAAGACCGTTGTTTGGGTGGCTAACAGAGAGA atCCCATTAATGATACTTCAGGGGTCTTCTCTATCGACCGTCGAGGAAATCTTGTCCTGTTCCAAACAAACCAAACACTTCCTGTCTGGTCCACAAACATTTCCCTCGCAGGCACTAGCAATTGTATTGCTCAAGTTTTGGATTCGGGAAATCTTGTTTTGATTCACAATGATACCACAAAGGCGGTACTGTGGCAGAGTTTTGATCATCCAACAAATACTTGGCTTTCATTTCAAAAGCTTGGGTTGAATCTTAGAACCGGTGTGAACCTAATATATACGTCTTGGAAGTCTCCAGATGATCCAGGGGTTGGGAATTATTCCTTCAGGATGAACCCAAACGGGTCTCCTCAGATATTTTTGTACAAGGGTTCGACTCCATGGTGGCGAAGCGGAGCTTGGACCGGACAAAGATGGAGTGGTATACCTCAAATGACTCAGAACTTCATATTTAAAGATACATTTGTCAACACTGGTTATGAAGTATCGTTCTCTTCTGATGTGAGAAATAGCTCCATCGCATCAAGAACGCTAGTGAAGGAAACAGGAGTTTTGCAAAGAGAAACATGGAACAATGAAGCGCAACGTTGGATTGTTTTTTATTCGGCTCCAACGGAACGTTGTGATTTTTACGGGTATTGTGGGCCAAATGGTTACTGTAACCCTTATCTCGCAGGTGCTTTAGAATGTACATGCTTCCCAGGATTCCAACCCAAATCACCCGAAGGATGGTTCATAGGAGATTCGGCAGGAGGATGCGTGAGGAAGCGAGGTGTCTCCATGTGTGGAAATGGAGAAGGGTTCGTCAAGTTTCCACATGCGAAGGTGCCTGACACTTCTGCGGCAGTTGTAAACATGAGTATAGGATTGAAGCAATGCAAGGAAAAGTGCTTGAGAAATTGTTCTTGCATGGCTTATGCTAGTGCTAACTCAGAGACTGGAAGAGGGATTGGTTGCTTGACTTGGCATGGAGATTTGATGGATGCGAGGAAATATACCTATACGGGACAAGACCTATACATACGAGTGGATAAAAATGAGATAG CTCGGTATACAAAGAAAGGTCTACTTCACAACAGGGGAGTGCTTGCGATTATAATAGTTTCTTTGGCTGTAGTGCTTCTCATACTAATTGCCCTTTCTCGTTGCTTTCTAAGAAGGCAAAGAAGAG GAAGAGCAAGAAAAAGCAAAAATATCTTTAGCTTTACCTCATTCAAGGACTCTTTAGGTGAAAAAGAGATTGATGAGAGCAGAAGAAATGGAGATTTACCCTACTTTGATTTGGGCACCATAGCCGCTGCCACTAATAATTTCTCTTCTGATAATAAACTTGGGCAAGGTGGCTTTGGCCCTGTCTACAAG GGTGTGCTCTTAAATGGCCAAGAAATAGCAGTGAAAAGACTATCAAATTCCTCAAGTCAGGGACTACAAGAGTTTAAGAATGAAATTGTGCTAATTGCAAAACTTCAGCATAGGAATCTCGTAAGGATACTAGGATGTTGCGTTGAGGGTGAAGAGAAGATGTTAGTCTATGAATTTTTACCAAATAAAAGCTTAGACTTTATCATTTTCG atgactcaaaaagatcacTATTGGATTGGAAAAAGCGTTTGGAAATTATCTGTGGGATTGCCCGAGGAATGTTGTATCTCCACCATGATTCCAGGTTAAGAGTCATTCATAGGGATTTGAAAGCGAGCAATGTATTACTAGATGATGCAATGAATCCGAAAATTTCTGATTTCGGCATGGCTAGAATATTTGGAGGAGACCAAATGGAAGGGGATACCAGACGTGTAGTTGGAACATA TGGTTACATGTCGCCTGAATATGCAATGCATGGACACTTTTCAATGAAATCCGATGTGTATAGCTTTGGAGTATTGCTGTTAGAGATCATCACTGGAAAAAAGAACAGCAGTTATTTTCCCAATAGTCCGTCGTTGAATATGGTTGGACAT GTTTGGGAGTTATGGAAAGAAGAGAAAGCCATGGAAGTTGTTGACTCCTCATTAGCTGATTCATATTCTACCGATGAAATTTTGAAGTGCATTCAAATTGGGCTATTGTGCGTTCAAGAATGTGCAACAAATCGACCAACAATGTTGACAGTTGTTTTTATGTTGAGTAACGAAACCACTCTTCCATCGCCAGAACAACCTGCATTTATAGCGAAGAAAATTCACAAAAGCGACGAGATATCAATTAGTGGAGGAACTAAGTCTATAAATGAAGTGACACTCACCATGATTGATGCTCGGTAG
- the LOC107900129 gene encoding G-type lectin S-receptor-like serine/threonine-protein kinase RKS1 isoform X2: MNPVIWLLKILLIFFLSHFSFSSDIITQHHFIKDNDEVIVSSGNIFALGYFSPGSSSNRYVGIWYYQHPEKTVVWVANRENPINDTSGVFSIDRRGNLVLFQTNQTLPVWSTNISLAGTSNCIAQVLDSGNLVLIHNDTTKAVLWQSFDHPTNTWLSFQKLGLNLRTGVNLIYTSWKSPDDPGVGNYSFRMNPNGSPQIFLYKGSTPWWRSGAWTGQRWSGIPQMTQNFIFKDTFVNTGYEVSFSSDVRNSSIASRTLVKETGVLQRETWNNEAQRWIVFYSAPTERCDFYGYCGPNGYCNPYLAGALECTCFPGFQPKSPEGWFIGDSAGGCVRKRGVSMCGNGEGFVKFPHAKVPDTSAAVVNMSIGLKQCKEKCLRNCSCMAYASANSETGRGIGCLTWHGDLMDARKYTYTGQDLYIRVDKNEIARYTKKGLLHNRGVLAIIIVSLAVVLLILIALSRCFLRRQRRAGRARKSKNIFSFTSFKDSLGEKEIDESRRNGDLPYFDLGTIAAATNNFSSDNKLGQGGFGPVYKGVLLNGQEIAVKRLSNSSSQGLQEFKNEIVLIAKLQHRNLVRILGCCVEGEEKMLVYEFLPNKSLDFIIFDDSKRSLLDWKKRLEIICGIARGMLYLHHDSRLRVIHRDLKASNVLLDDAMNPKISDFGMARIFGGDQMEGDTRRVVGTYGYMSPEYAMHGHFSMKSDVYSFGVLLLEIITGKKNSSYFPNSPSLNMVGHVWELWKEEKAMEVVDSSLADSYSTDEILKCIQIGLLCVQECATNRPTMLTVVFMLSNETTLPSPEQPAFIAKKIHKSDEISISGGTKSINEVTLTMIDAR; the protein is encoded by the exons ATGAATCCTGTTATATGGCTTCTCAAAATTCtgctcattttctttctttctcacttTTCCTTTTCTTCAGACATCATAACGCAACATCACTTCATTAAAGATAACGATGAAGTGATTGTCTCTAGTGGCAATATTTTTGCTCTAGGATATTTCAGCCCTGGCAGTTCTAGTAATCGATATGTTGGCATCTGGTATTATCAACATCCGGAGAAGACCGTTGTTTGGGTGGCTAACAGAGAGAATc CCATTAATGATACTTCAGGGGTCTTCTCTATCGACCGTCGAGGAAATCTTGTCCTGTTCCAAACAAACCAAACACTTCCTGTCTGGTCCACAAACATTTCCCTCGCAGGCACTAGCAATTGTATTGCTCAAGTTTTGGATTCGGGAAATCTTGTTTTGATTCACAATGATACCACAAAGGCGGTACTGTGGCAGAGTTTTGATCATCCAACAAATACTTGGCTTTCATTTCAAAAGCTTGGGTTGAATCTTAGAACCGGTGTGAACCTAATATATACGTCTTGGAAGTCTCCAGATGATCCAGGGGTTGGGAATTATTCCTTCAGGATGAACCCAAACGGGTCTCCTCAGATATTTTTGTACAAGGGTTCGACTCCATGGTGGCGAAGCGGAGCTTGGACCGGACAAAGATGGAGTGGTATACCTCAAATGACTCAGAACTTCATATTTAAAGATACATTTGTCAACACTGGTTATGAAGTATCGTTCTCTTCTGATGTGAGAAATAGCTCCATCGCATCAAGAACGCTAGTGAAGGAAACAGGAGTTTTGCAAAGAGAAACATGGAACAATGAAGCGCAACGTTGGATTGTTTTTTATTCGGCTCCAACGGAACGTTGTGATTTTTACGGGTATTGTGGGCCAAATGGTTACTGTAACCCTTATCTCGCAGGTGCTTTAGAATGTACATGCTTCCCAGGATTCCAACCCAAATCACCCGAAGGATGGTTCATAGGAGATTCGGCAGGAGGATGCGTGAGGAAGCGAGGTGTCTCCATGTGTGGAAATGGAGAAGGGTTCGTCAAGTTTCCACATGCGAAGGTGCCTGACACTTCTGCGGCAGTTGTAAACATGAGTATAGGATTGAAGCAATGCAAGGAAAAGTGCTTGAGAAATTGTTCTTGCATGGCTTATGCTAGTGCTAACTCAGAGACTGGAAGAGGGATTGGTTGCTTGACTTGGCATGGAGATTTGATGGATGCGAGGAAATATACCTATACGGGACAAGACCTATACATACGAGTGGATAAAAATGAGATAG CTCGGTATACAAAGAAAGGTCTACTTCACAACAGGGGAGTGCTTGCGATTATAATAGTTTCTTTGGCTGTAGTGCTTCTCATACTAATTGCCCTTTCTCGTTGCTTTCTAAGAAGGCAAAGAAGAG CAGGAAGAGCAAGAAAAAGCAAAAATATCTTTAGCTTTACCTCATTCAAGGACTCTTTAGGTGAAAAAGAGATTGATGAGAGCAGAAGAAATGGAGATTTACCCTACTTTGATTTGGGCACCATAGCCGCTGCCACTAATAATTTCTCTTCTGATAATAAACTTGGGCAAGGTGGCTTTGGCCCTGTCTACAAG GGTGTGCTCTTAAATGGCCAAGAAATAGCAGTGAAAAGACTATCAAATTCCTCAAGTCAGGGACTACAAGAGTTTAAGAATGAAATTGTGCTAATTGCAAAACTTCAGCATAGGAATCTCGTAAGGATACTAGGATGTTGCGTTGAGGGTGAAGAGAAGATGTTAGTCTATGAATTTTTACCAAATAAAAGCTTAGACTTTATCATTTTCG atgactcaaaaagatcacTATTGGATTGGAAAAAGCGTTTGGAAATTATCTGTGGGATTGCCCGAGGAATGTTGTATCTCCACCATGATTCCAGGTTAAGAGTCATTCATAGGGATTTGAAAGCGAGCAATGTATTACTAGATGATGCAATGAATCCGAAAATTTCTGATTTCGGCATGGCTAGAATATTTGGAGGAGACCAAATGGAAGGGGATACCAGACGTGTAGTTGGAACATA TGGTTACATGTCGCCTGAATATGCAATGCATGGACACTTTTCAATGAAATCCGATGTGTATAGCTTTGGAGTATTGCTGTTAGAGATCATCACTGGAAAAAAGAACAGCAGTTATTTTCCCAATAGTCCGTCGTTGAATATGGTTGGACAT GTTTGGGAGTTATGGAAAGAAGAGAAAGCCATGGAAGTTGTTGACTCCTCATTAGCTGATTCATATTCTACCGATGAAATTTTGAAGTGCATTCAAATTGGGCTATTGTGCGTTCAAGAATGTGCAACAAATCGACCAACAATGTTGACAGTTGTTTTTATGTTGAGTAACGAAACCACTCTTCCATCGCCAGAACAACCTGCATTTATAGCGAAGAAAATTCACAAAAGCGACGAGATATCAATTAGTGGAGGAACTAAGTCTATAAATGAAGTGACACTCACCATGATTGATGCTCGGTAG